One window of Medicago truncatula cultivar Jemalong A17 chromosome 2, MtrunA17r5.0-ANR, whole genome shotgun sequence genomic DNA carries:
- the LOC25487927 gene encoding stress response protein NST1: MDDIDDDAIARYPSNQYGVGYPNNQGYGYLKHPLRNSSYSHPAANESTRDYDHVDDEDRLGGNDDEDRLGGDDDEDRLGGDDDDDDDVVDEDRLGGDDDVVVHDDDDDDQHSLKQADDDDSDGGGDENDDNDRLSEEYGYLKDSARNSPYSQPFVNEGNNDEDEEDEERLVEEDDDVVDIDQNNNGQLSLKHADEEDSNDEDGDRDENIDNNDGGNDNKQESYAMMNEDELEWRPKKQKLKSLMSTYEFAARVPTPSAAAAKRSFGVRNSLTEWTEKETFVLLDAWGDRFLQHRRKSLRSEEWQQVAEKVSVVSKVERTGTQCRNRLDTLKKKYKKDKIKFQDMGGGDRKWVYFQKMDKLMSSPPQQARLSCRSNSRERIFMKPGVYVNHANEMDDMKKDSPPENTEYVRVEGFEGPRPKKRRKGRGSDEASSFKLLADSIQNFGKIYEKIENSKRQQMMELEKMRMDFLNDLEAQKRQIFERLQSEILKIEQRDD, encoded by the coding sequence ATGGATGACATTGATGATGATGCAATTGCAAGATATCCCTCTAACCAATATGGTGTTGGTTACCCTAACAATCAAGGGTATGGTTATCTGAAACACCCTTTGAGGAATTCTTCATATTCCCATCCAGCTGCAAATGAATCTACCCGAGATTATGATCATGTCGATGATGAAGATCGGTTAGGAGGGAACGATGATGAAGATCGGTTAGGAGGGGACGATGATGAAGATCGGTTAGGAggggatgatgatgatgatgatgatgttgttgatgaagacCGGTTAGGAGgggatgatgatgttgttgttcatgatgatgatgatgatgatcaacATTCCCTAAAGCAGGCTGATGATGATGACTCCGATGGGGGTGgtgatgaaaatgatgataatGACCGACTAAGTGAGGAATATGGTTATCTGAAAGATTCTGCGAGGAATTCTCCATATTCCCAGCCATTTGTGAATGAAGGTAACAATGAtgaggatgaagaagatgaagagcgATTGGTggaggaagatgatgatgttgttgatattgatcAAAATAACAATGGTCAGCTTTCCCTAAAGCATGCTGATGAAGAAGATAGTAATGATGAGGATGGGGATAGGGATGAAAATATTGATAACAATGATGGTGGTAATGACAATAAGCAGGAAAGTTATGCCATGATGAATGAAGATGAATTAGAGTGGCGCCCAAAAAAGCAAAAGCTAAAGAGTTTGATGTCAACTTATGAATTTGCAGCTCGGGTGCCGACACCGTCAGCTGCAGCTGCTAAACGATCTTTTGGGGTTAGGAATTCCCTTACTGAATGGACTGAGAAGGAGACATTTGTTCTTCTTGATGCTTGGGGTGATCGGTTTCTGCAACATAGAAGGAAGAGTCTTCGATCTGAGGAATGGCAACAAGTTGCAGAAAAGGTATCAGTAGTTTCAAAAGTTGAAAGAACGGGTACTCAATGTAGAAATCGTTTAGAtacattgaagaaaaaatacaaaaaggaCAAGATTAAGTTTCAAGATATGGGTGGTGGAGATAGAAAATGGGTTTATTTTCAAAAGATGGATAAACTAATGTCTTCTCCACCACAACAAGCAAGACTCTCCTGTCGTTCGAACTCAAGAGAGCGTATTTTTATGAAGCCTGGAGTTTATGTAAATCATGCAAATGAGATGGATGACATGAAGAAGGATAGTCCTCCTGAAAATACAGAATACGTCCGTGTAGAAGGTTTCGAAGGGCCTCGCCCAAAGAAAAGAAGGAAAGGAAGGGGAAGTGATGAGGCTTCTTCCTTCAAATTACTTGCGGATTCCATTCAGAATTTTGGTAAGATATATGAGAAGATTGAAAATAGTAAAAGGCAGCAGATGATGGAACTAGAAAAGATGAGGATGGATTTCCTCAACGATTTGGAAGCACAAAAGAGACAGATTTTTGAAAGATTGCAGAGTGAGATTTTAAAAATCGAACAAAGAGATGATTAG
- the LOC11431556 gene encoding pentatricopeptide repeat-containing protein At3g16010 — MLPGFVTARRFISTSTPFTQRLKQTENEIVKMFRLPDSQEENHYVPMEGRRVLRKDPNARKLDERFIRILKIFKWGPDAEKALEVLKLKLDIRLVREVLKIDVEVHVKIQFFKWAGKKRNFEHDSTTYMALIRCLDENRLVGELWRTIQDMVKSPCAIGPSELSEIVKILGRVKMVNKALSIFYQVKGRKCRPTAGTYNSVILMLMQEGHHEKVHELYNEMCSEGHCFPDTVTYSALISAFGKLNRDDSAVRLFDEMKENGLQPTAKIYTTLMGIYFKLGKVEEALNLVHEMRMRRCVPTVYTYTELIRGLGKSGRVEDAYGVYKNMLKDGCKPDVVLMNNLINILGRSDRLKEAVELFEEMRLLNCTPNVVTYNTIIKSLFEDKAPPSEASSWLERMKKDGVVPSSFTYSILIDGFCKTNRVEKALLLLEEMDEKGFPPCPAAYCSLINSLGKAKRYEAANELFQELKENCGSSSVRVYAVMIKHFGKCGRFNEAMGLFNEMKKLGCIPDVYAYNALITGMVRADMMDEAFSLFRTMEENGCNPDINSHNIILNGLARTGGPKRAMEMFAKMKSSTIKPDAVSYNTVLGCLSRAGLFEEATKLMKEMNSKGFEYDLITYSSILEAVGKVDEDRNMAES; from the exons ATGCTCCCTGGATTCGTTACTGCCAGGAGATTTATTTCTACTTCGACTCCTTTCACTCAGAGATTAAAACAAACAG AAAATGAGATTGTTAAAATGTTTCGGTTGCCTGATTCCCAAGAAGAAAACCACTACGTTCCAATGGAAGGAAGGAGAGTATTGAGGAAGGATCCAAATGCTAGAAAATTGGATGAAAGGTTCATTaggattttgaaaatatttaaatggGGGCCTGATGCAGAAAAGGCTTTGGAAGTGTTGAAGCTTAAGCTTGATATTCGCTTAGTTCGCGAAGTTTTGAAGATAGATGTTGAGGTCCATGTGAAGATTCAGTTTTTTAAGTGGGCTGGGAAGAAAAGGAATTTTGAACATGATTCGACAACTTATATGGCTTTGATACGATGCTTAGATGAAAATAGGTTGGTTGGTGAACTGTGGAGGACAATACAAGACATGGTTAAGAGTCCATGTGCAATTGGTCCTTCTGAATTGTCTGAAATTGTGAAAATCTTGGGCAGGGTTAAGATGGTTAACAAGGCATTATCCATTTTTTATCAGGTTAAGGGTCGCAAGTGCAGACCTACAGCAGGCACTTACAACTCTGTCATCTTGATGTTGATGCAAGAGGGGCATCATGAAAAAGTTCATGAGCTGTATAATGAAATGTGTAGTGAGGGACATTGTTTCCCTGATACAGTTACATATAGTGCACTTATATCAGCGTTTGGAAAACTAAATCGCGATGATTCTGCCGTAAGATTATTTGATGAGATGAAGGAGAATGGATTACAGCCAACAGCAAAAATTTATACAACGTTAATGGGTATATACTTTAAGTTGGGTAAGGTCGAGGAAGCGTTGAACCTAGTCCACGAGATGAGAATGCGGCGGTGCGTCCCAACGGTCTATACTTATACAGAATTGATAAGGGGATTGGGGAAATCCGGGAGGGTTGAAGACGCATACGGAGTATACAAGAATATGCTGAAAGATGGTTGCAAACCAGATGTTGTCCTcatgaataatttaattaacattttgGGTAGATCAGATCGCTTAAAAGAGGCTGTTGAGCTTTTTGAGGAAATGAGATTGCTTAATTGCACACCTAATGTTGTGACATACAACACCATTATCAAATCTCTATTTGAGGATAAAGCCCCACCTTCTGAGGCTTCTTCATGGTTAGAGAGAATGAAAAAAGATGGAGTAGTTCCCAGCTCATTTACATATTCAATTCTCATCGATGGTTTCTGCAAAACAAATCGAGTTGAAAAGGCTTTGCTGCTTCTTGAGGAGATGGATGAAAAAGGCTTTCCCCCTTGTCCTGCTGCCTACTGCAGCCTGATCAATAGCCTTGGTAAAGCAAAACGTTATGAGGCTGCAAATGAGCTGTTCCAAGAATTGAAAGAGAACTGTGGAAGTTCGAGTGTGCGTGTATATGCTGTCATGATTAAACATTTTGGAAAATGTGGACGATTCAATGAAGCTATGGGTCTTTTCAATGAGATGAAAAAACTTGGATGCATCCCCGATGTTTATGCTTATAATGCGCTCATAACTGGGATGGTAAGGGCAGACATGATGGACGAAGCTTTTTCTTTGTTTCGAACTATGGAAGAAAATGGTTGCAACCCAGATATAAACTCACATAACATCATACTAAATGGCTTGGCTAGGACCGGTGGCCCGAAGCGTGCTATGGAAATGTTCGCGAAAATGAAGAGTTCTACTATCAAGCCGGATGCGGTTTCTTACAACACAGTTCTTGGCTGCCTTAGTCGTGCAGGACTATTTGAAGAGGCTACTAAGCTTATGAAGGAAATGAATTCAAAGGGATTCGAGTATGATCTAATCACCTACTCTTCAATACTCGAGGCAGTTGGTAAGGTTGATGAAGATCGTAATATGGCAGAGTCGTGA